One window from the genome of Bdellovibrio sp. NC01 encodes:
- a CDS encoding universal stress protein translates to MSNAAKNKIILWAIDPDHLNDETPTTLKILREWSQKLECQVQPLSIFTEDKLQSLPLDTDTITANLRDYFPAEFNLPKILVIRSSSRRKMAARFNRYAVDLKASYIFVRARNLSGAFFHLGGFTEALLAQTLVPTVVLNVNAQVKRFDAPIIFPTDFKRSSLIAMKLVIRFVQQSKSPLELFNQIEHHSRSVMNEIKVQRGKTAKRWTRHLRSAGIESSVHFSVDHNSLAEEIIQEASRARAGLIIMPSRPMSLPYSLIGSNVKKVLMLAKCPVMVINRKV, encoded by the coding sequence ATGTCAAACGCTGCAAAGAATAAAATAATTCTATGGGCCATCGATCCAGATCATCTTAACGATGAAACCCCTACGACGCTAAAGATACTCCGTGAGTGGAGCCAAAAACTTGAATGTCAGGTGCAACCGCTGTCGATTTTTACGGAAGACAAATTGCAGTCGCTCCCCCTTGATACTGACACTATTACCGCAAACCTTCGTGACTATTTCCCCGCAGAATTTAATTTGCCGAAAATCCTAGTCATCCGTTCTAGTTCACGTCGCAAAATGGCAGCTCGCTTTAATAGGTATGCTGTTGATCTTAAGGCTTCTTATATTTTTGTTAGAGCCCGCAATCTGAGTGGCGCTTTTTTTCACCTTGGAGGATTTACTGAAGCCCTTTTAGCTCAGACACTTGTGCCAACGGTCGTGTTGAATGTGAATGCACAGGTTAAGCGCTTTGATGCCCCTATTATTTTTCCGACGGACTTTAAAAGGAGCTCGCTTATTGCAATGAAATTAGTTATTCGGTTTGTTCAGCAAAGCAAATCGCCTCTGGAACTATTTAACCAAATTGAACATCATTCACGGTCAGTGATGAACGAAATAAAAGTGCAACGTGGAAAGACCGCAAAAAGATGGACTCGCCATTTGCGTTCCGCCGGTATTGAGTCGAGCGTTCATTTTAGCGTGGATCATAATTCGTTGGCGGAAGAGATTATTCAAGAGGCAAGTCGTGCGCGGGCCGGGCTTATCATAATGCCTTCTCGACCAATGTCATTGCCGTATTCACTGATAGGTAGCAACGTTAAAAAGGTTTTGATGTTGGCAAAATGTCCTGTAATGGTCATCAATAGGAAGGTTTGA
- a CDS encoding helix-turn-helix transcriptional regulator — protein sequence MKLEEAKIKNSLKILMRQQGMQYQDLAKILRVSTATVKRRLNKGELSISELSEMASCLGTSFYELVEMSKQNMQEAYLFSEEQEKLFAGDLSYLMLFRSIIMGLNFMQIKTALDLKEIELRKKLRKLEDVELIQLMPRDRINQLARFPFKWREDGLLHKAYHHKNLEAIFSVISTRYKTSTYNEETGAICKPFELLLSQENKKGLARELMDVLRKYQNLSLMEMNAKTTRGLTVSGIVHSDEFSIWDIESSVRLKLD from the coding sequence ATGAAGCTCGAAGAAGCAAAAATCAAAAACAGCCTGAAGATTCTGATGCGCCAGCAAGGCATGCAATACCAAGATCTGGCGAAGATTTTGCGCGTATCGACGGCAACTGTGAAACGTCGCCTGAATAAGGGTGAACTGAGTATTTCTGAGCTCAGCGAAATGGCCTCATGCCTGGGGACGTCTTTTTACGAACTGGTTGAAATGAGCAAACAGAATATGCAAGAAGCGTATTTGTTTTCCGAAGAACAAGAGAAGCTTTTTGCTGGTGACCTCAGCTACCTGATGCTATTCCGTTCGATCATTATGGGTCTTAATTTCATGCAAATTAAGACCGCCTTAGATCTTAAAGAAATCGAGCTGCGTAAGAAGTTGCGCAAGCTTGAAGACGTCGAATTGATTCAACTAATGCCACGTGATCGCATCAATCAACTCGCGCGCTTTCCCTTTAAGTGGCGTGAAGATGGTCTGCTACACAAGGCCTATCACCATAAAAATCTTGAAGCTATTTTTAGCGTGATCTCGACCCGCTATAAGACCTCAACTTACAACGAAGAAACCGGCGCGATCTGTAAACCGTTTGAACTTCTGCTGTCTCAAGAGAACAAAAAAGGTCTTGCTCGCGAATTGATGGACGTTTTAAGGAAGTATCAAAATCTGTCCCTTATGGAAATGAACGCCAAGACCACGCGCGGGCTGACGGTCTCGGGCATCGTTCACTCTGATGAGTTTTCTATTTGGGATATTGAAAGTTCGGTGCGCTTAAAACTGGATTAG
- a CDS encoding universal stress protein → MLFIWAFDPQKNPKDSLQMIKEIKFWADRFKAKVQPVCVLTDSILEIDPNLDTKNYREYVNRMVAKYLSLTSSKSFLPAKILSSSSPSRRKKALVLSEYAKQNEADIIFINSHERSAWRPLRLGGFCQALIELTESPMVVLNPEVQHSKRISTVLFPTDFDRASKTALSHIVPWIQKLKAKLLLFSRVEVSIYYMGSTSAMPSFVDADYFIHRMEDVRKGQAHKWKKRLTSSKIENDAIIQKEKKSLANDIVNVAKQQKADLIALVNVRQPRAERFLGSTARDVLVTSPCPVLILRP, encoded by the coding sequence ATGCTGTTCATTTGGGCTTTCGATCCACAGAAAAATCCAAAAGATTCCCTGCAAATGATAAAAGAAATTAAGTTTTGGGCCGATCGATTTAAAGCCAAAGTTCAACCTGTATGCGTTTTAACTGATTCCATACTTGAGATTGATCCCAATTTAGATACGAAGAATTACCGCGAATATGTCAATAGGATGGTGGCAAAATATCTTTCTCTCACTTCATCAAAAAGTTTTTTGCCGGCTAAAATCTTGAGCTCATCGTCGCCATCGCGTCGAAAGAAAGCTCTCGTCCTATCAGAATATGCAAAACAAAACGAAGCAGACATTATTTTTATCAACAGTCACGAACGCAGTGCTTGGCGGCCGCTTCGCCTCGGCGGCTTTTGCCAGGCTCTTATAGAACTCACCGAGTCTCCAATGGTCGTGCTTAATCCCGAGGTGCAACATTCCAAACGCATCTCTACAGTTCTTTTTCCCACGGATTTCGATCGCGCATCCAAGACAGCTCTGTCACATATAGTTCCGTGGATTCAAAAATTGAAAGCAAAATTACTTCTTTTCAGTCGCGTCGAGGTTTCGATTTATTACATGGGTAGTACAAGTGCCATGCCTTCTTTCGTTGATGCCGACTATTTTATTCATCGAATGGAGGACGTTAGGAAAGGACAAGCCCATAAATGGAAAAAGCGGCTGACGTCTTCAAAGATTGAAAACGACGCTATAATTCAAAAAGAAAAAAAATCTCTCGCTAACGATATTGTTAATGTCGCCAAACAACAGAAGGCCGATCTCATCGCATTGGTAAATGTCCGACAACCTCGAGCGGAAAGATTTCTGGGAAGCACCGCTCGAGACGTTTTAGTGACTAGTCCATGTCCTGTCTTAATCTTAAGACCATGA
- a CDS encoding sigma-54-dependent Fis family transcriptional regulator — MNKQIQEMIRALPRIAATDANILIQGESGTGKEMLAKYIHHLSPRVNKPMLAINCSAIPENLLESEFFGHRKGSFTGAVNDHKGIFESARGGTVFLDEIGDMPIHLQSKLLRVIQERTVRPIGSSFEHKVDFTIIAATHKNLKSEIRNGKFREDLYYRLNVIPINLPPLRQRQEDIPNLVRSISGQISKKYFKQIEIPFSEAALLELQKRPWPGNVRELENYVERIIILNINKQIIEKDDLIYDDEREDSCGAFASYHKLPTLSDLQDDYVRYVLNCVNLHQGKAAEILGVSRRTISRKLNQKT; from the coding sequence ATGAATAAACAGATTCAGGAAATGATTCGTGCGTTACCACGCATTGCCGCTACTGACGCAAATATTCTTATTCAAGGCGAAAGTGGAACCGGCAAAGAAATGCTGGCTAAATATATTCATCACCTAAGCCCAAGAGTTAACAAACCTATGTTAGCAATCAACTGCTCTGCCATTCCAGAAAATCTGCTAGAATCTGAATTTTTTGGGCACCGCAAAGGATCGTTCACGGGCGCCGTCAATGATCATAAAGGAATTTTCGAATCCGCTCGCGGTGGCACCGTCTTTCTTGATGAGATTGGTGATATGCCCATACATCTTCAGTCAAAACTTTTACGCGTCATTCAGGAACGAACGGTTCGTCCCATTGGTTCTTCATTTGAGCATAAAGTTGATTTCACAATTATCGCAGCAACTCATAAAAATCTAAAGTCGGAAATCAGAAATGGAAAGTTTCGTGAAGATCTTTATTACCGACTTAATGTCATTCCGATTAATTTACCGCCGCTACGACAGCGCCAGGAAGACATACCGAATTTAGTTCGGAGTATCTCGGGTCAAATCAGCAAAAAATATTTCAAACAGATAGAAATTCCATTTTCCGAAGCGGCGTTGCTGGAGTTACAAAAACGCCCTTGGCCCGGCAACGTCAGAGAACTTGAAAACTATGTCGAGCGAATAATTATCTTGAATATTAATAAGCAAATAATAGAAAAAGATGATCTTATTTACGATGACGAACGAGAAGATTCATGTGGCGCTTTTGCCTCTTATCACAAATTACCAACCCTTTCGGATCTTCAAGACGATTATGTTCGTTACGTTTTAAACTGCGTCAACCTTCATCAAGGGAAAGCAGCCGAAATCTTAGGGGTCAGTCGTAGAACGATTTCGCGAAAATTGAATCAAAAGACCTAA
- a CDS encoding prolyl oligopeptidase family serine peptidase, whose amino-acid sequence MRKLFALSAGLVLTASLANATTGYDKPPKEILDVMQAPATPFPRISPTKDRILLVSMQNYPSITRVAEPFLRLAGVRVEPSNRGRHDTPGGYGIPPCAQSFSLVKVADGSETKIDISKLACADYPRWSADGKMFFFRNKTATAVELWLGDAQTAKITRVPDVKLNQMFGSDVQWTPDQKHLLVKLVPKNQGPAPKVAETLTGPSIQESVGQKGQSSTYEKRDTLNNANDEALFDYYGVSQLAIVDVKTRKVTTFEKPDLYERLQYAPDGVHLLTKKIVRPYSYMVTYGRFPAKVEILNTANLKNVTHHLIADLPLADRVPIHGVPTSPREFTWMPHDAATLVWAEALDGGDWNVKVPTRDKIMMLAAPFKGEAKEIFRTEQRYSGFEWLEKRDNSLLYEYDENKHWIKAFIVSFDKPQQAKKVLWDLSSDEQYANPGQPIYKTLSNGYEVVIQNQNAIYLSGEGASPEGDRPFLDKLDLVTLKTDRLFRSDKTEFEQFISFLPSGKDDTFLTWYQTQMDPPNVNKRTLGEEIKAAPGEATFKSSRVAVTHISDPTPQVRDIKKRLVKYKRADGLELSFTLYTPPGYKEGTRVPTILYAYPLDYADSSKAGQITGSQNTFTRLRAYKLLLLAGYAIIDDAAFPIVGDPKKAYDNYMDQLVADAKAAVDQAVKLGVADPQRIGVTGHSHGALMTVNLLTHSNLFKAGVATSGSYNKTLTPFGFQNERRTVWEAPEVYAKVSPFFFADKMKTPLLIMHGADDANPGTTPMQASFLYDAVRANGGTVRLVMLPHEPHWYSARESNEQQISEMLKWFDKYVKNTGG is encoded by the coding sequence ATGAGAAAATTATTTGCGCTAAGTGCAGGTCTTGTTCTGACGGCAAGTCTTGCCAATGCAACCACAGGATACGATAAACCACCAAAAGAAATTTTGGATGTGATGCAAGCACCGGCGACTCCGTTCCCGCGCATCAGCCCGACGAAGGATCGCATCCTTCTGGTGTCGATGCAGAACTACCCTTCTATCACACGTGTTGCAGAACCATTCTTGCGTTTAGCAGGTGTGCGTGTTGAGCCCAGCAATCGCGGTCGCCACGACACTCCGGGCGGTTATGGCATTCCACCATGTGCCCAAAGTTTTTCATTAGTTAAAGTTGCCGATGGCAGCGAAACAAAAATTGATATTTCAAAATTAGCTTGCGCCGATTATCCGCGCTGGAGTGCTGACGGTAAGATGTTCTTCTTCCGCAACAAAACAGCAACGGCTGTTGAGTTGTGGCTTGGCGATGCGCAGACAGCAAAGATCACTCGCGTGCCTGACGTGAAATTAAATCAAATGTTTGGCTCCGACGTCCAATGGACTCCGGACCAAAAACATCTATTGGTAAAACTTGTTCCTAAGAATCAAGGCCCTGCTCCGAAAGTGGCAGAGACTTTAACTGGTCCAAGCATTCAAGAGTCTGTAGGGCAAAAAGGTCAAAGCAGTACCTACGAAAAACGCGACACTTTGAATAACGCCAATGATGAAGCCTTGTTTGATTATTACGGCGTCTCACAACTTGCGATTGTTGACGTTAAAACTCGCAAAGTGACTACGTTTGAAAAACCAGATCTGTATGAGCGTTTGCAGTATGCTCCAGATGGTGTGCATCTTTTGACGAAGAAGATCGTTCGCCCCTATTCGTACATGGTGACTTATGGTCGTTTCCCAGCAAAGGTTGAAATTTTAAATACCGCAAATCTTAAGAACGTCACTCACCACTTGATCGCGGATCTTCCGCTTGCAGACCGTGTTCCTATCCATGGTGTTCCGACATCGCCACGTGAATTCACTTGGATGCCGCACGATGCAGCGACACTGGTGTGGGCAGAAGCTCTTGACGGTGGTGACTGGAATGTGAAAGTTCCGACACGTGATAAGATCATGATGTTAGCTGCGCCATTCAAGGGCGAGGCTAAAGAGATCTTCAGAACAGAACAACGTTATTCTGGTTTTGAGTGGCTAGAAAAACGTGACAATTCTTTGTTGTATGAATACGACGAGAACAAACACTGGATCAAAGCATTCATCGTAAGCTTCGATAAACCTCAACAAGCTAAAAAAGTTTTGTGGGATCTTTCAAGCGACGAACAATATGCCAATCCTGGTCAGCCCATTTATAAAACTTTAAGCAACGGTTATGAAGTCGTTATTCAAAATCAAAACGCGATTTACTTGTCAGGCGAAGGTGCTTCCCCTGAAGGTGACCGTCCGTTCCTGGATAAGCTTGATCTTGTGACTTTGAAAACGGATCGTTTGTTCCGCAGCGATAAAACTGAATTCGAACAATTCATTTCATTCTTGCCAAGCGGAAAAGACGACACGTTCTTGACGTGGTATCAAACGCAAATGGATCCGCCGAATGTGAATAAACGCACATTGGGTGAGGAAATCAAAGCGGCTCCTGGTGAAGCGACTTTCAAATCTTCACGCGTCGCTGTGACTCATATTTCAGATCCAACTCCGCAAGTCAGAGATATCAAAAAGCGTTTGGTGAAGTATAAACGCGCCGATGGCTTGGAATTATCATTCACGCTTTACACTCCGCCAGGATATAAAGAAGGCACCCGTGTGCCGACAATTCTTTATGCTTACCCGTTGGATTATGCTGATTCATCAAAAGCGGGCCAAATTACCGGCTCACAAAATACGTTTACACGACTGCGCGCTTACAAATTACTTTTGCTTGCGGGCTATGCGATTATTGACGATGCTGCCTTCCCTATCGTTGGCGATCCGAAAAAAGCGTATGACAACTATATGGATCAACTTGTCGCCGATGCCAAAGCAGCGGTTGATCAAGCGGTTAAACTGGGTGTCGCAGATCCACAACGTATCGGTGTCACAGGTCACAGCCATGGTGCATTGATGACTGTGAATCTTTTAACGCACTCAAATTTATTTAAAGCTGGTGTTGCGACAAGTGGTTCCTACAATAAAACACTGACACCGTTTGGATTCCAAAATGAGCGTCGTACTGTTTGGGAAGCTCCGGAAGTTTACGCGAAAGTATCGCCGTTCTTCTTTGCCGATAAAATGAAAACGCCGCTTTTGATTATGCATGGAGCTGATGACGCCAATCCTGGTACGACACCTATGCAGGCAAGCTTTCTATATGATGCGGTTCGTGCTAATGGCGGTACGGTTCGTTTAGTGATGTTGCCGCATGAACCGCACTGGTATTCAGCACGCGAATCTAACGAGCAGCAAATTTCTGAAATGCTAAAATGGTTTGATAAGTACGTTAAAAACACGGGCGGCTAA
- the groL gene encoding chaperonin GroEL (60 kDa chaperone family; promotes refolding of misfolded polypeptides especially under stressful conditions; forms two stacked rings of heptamers to form a barrel-shaped 14mer; ends can be capped by GroES; misfolded proteins enter the barrel where they are refolded when GroES binds), whose protein sequence is MSYKKILFHNLAREKILEGVNILSETVRLTLGPKSKCVLLQRKWGHPIVCNDGVTIAKAIELKDPENNLGAQMIRETAERTGDAVGDGTSTSIVIAQEIYSEGLHNVAAGASAVDLKHGLEKALSVSVNTIKSLSKSVSTSKEKAQVAAISAHNDSSIGVLVAQAMDKVGSEGVVTVEEAKGTETHLEVVEGMQFDRGYLSPYFVTDSEKMAAILEAPYILLCEKKVAGMQELVPLLEEVSKTSAALLIIADDFENDALATLVVNKIRGVLHCAAVKAPGFGDRKKNLLQDLAVLTGGILISEDAGLSLAHITLKDLGRCSRVVIDKENTTIVGGLGKKELIEDHKEEIRRQLQKTKSEYDKGKLEERLAKLSGGIGVIYVGAPSEAELKNRKEALEDAISATRAAIAEGVVPGGGLSLLRASKALVELEGNCEGDEKTGVKILRKALEGPTRQIAANSGADGGVVVEKMMSHNGSYGFDASKNEFVDLVEAGIIDPTKVVRIALENAVSVASVLLLTEATLVDIGDEKEKGIADYPEENKNL, encoded by the coding sequence ATGTCATATAAGAAAATTCTTTTTCACAACTTGGCACGGGAAAAAATTCTTGAAGGTGTGAACATTCTTAGTGAGACGGTTCGATTGACTCTGGGGCCGAAATCAAAATGTGTGCTTCTTCAAAGGAAATGGGGACATCCCATCGTATGTAACGACGGGGTTACAATTGCCAAAGCAATCGAGCTAAAAGATCCAGAAAATAATTTAGGCGCGCAAATGATTCGAGAGACTGCGGAACGAACAGGCGATGCAGTTGGCGACGGAACGAGTACTTCGATTGTGATAGCTCAAGAAATTTACTCTGAGGGGTTGCATAACGTCGCTGCTGGCGCGAGTGCAGTTGATTTGAAGCATGGCTTAGAGAAAGCCTTATCCGTCTCAGTAAATACTATTAAGTCCCTTTCTAAAAGTGTATCGACTTCTAAAGAAAAGGCACAAGTGGCGGCGATCTCTGCACATAACGATAGTTCAATCGGCGTTCTGGTTGCACAAGCGATGGACAAAGTGGGATCTGAAGGCGTTGTGACCGTGGAGGAGGCCAAAGGAACCGAAACTCATTTGGAAGTGGTAGAAGGCATGCAATTCGATCGAGGATATTTGTCGCCGTATTTTGTAACTGATTCCGAAAAAATGGCTGCGATATTGGAAGCTCCTTATATTTTATTATGTGAAAAGAAAGTGGCTGGCATGCAAGAGCTAGTCCCATTATTAGAAGAGGTGTCAAAAACAAGCGCAGCACTTCTAATTATTGCAGATGATTTTGAAAATGATGCGTTGGCGACTCTAGTCGTTAACAAGATTCGCGGGGTGCTACATTGTGCAGCGGTTAAGGCTCCCGGATTCGGAGACCGGAAAAAAAATTTGCTTCAAGATCTTGCGGTTTTGACCGGTGGCATTCTTATTTCTGAAGATGCAGGATTGTCTTTAGCTCACATCACTCTTAAGGATTTGGGCCGTTGTTCCCGTGTGGTAATAGACAAAGAAAATACGACGATTGTCGGCGGCTTAGGCAAAAAGGAACTTATCGAGGATCACAAGGAAGAAATTCGACGTCAGTTACAGAAAACGAAATCTGAATATGACAAAGGAAAACTTGAGGAGCGACTAGCTAAACTTTCTGGTGGCATTGGAGTTATTTATGTTGGAGCACCCTCTGAGGCTGAATTGAAGAATCGAAAAGAGGCGCTTGAGGATGCTATCAGTGCGACAAGAGCCGCGATTGCCGAGGGTGTTGTTCCTGGAGGGGGCTTATCATTATTAAGAGCATCGAAAGCATTGGTAGAGTTGGAAGGGAATTGTGAAGGTGATGAAAAAACGGGTGTAAAGATTTTAAGGAAAGCCTTAGAAGGTCCAACCCGTCAAATCGCTGCCAATTCTGGTGCCGATGGAGGAGTGGTTGTAGAAAAAATGATGTCCCACAATGGAAGCTATGGGTTCGATGCCTCTAAAAATGAATTTGTTGATCTAGTTGAAGCAGGGATTATTGATCCCACTAAAGTTGTGCGAATTGCTTTAGAAAATGCAGTGTCAGTGGCAAGCGTATTGTTACTTACGGAAGCGACTCTTGTGGACATTGGTGATGAAAAAGAAAAAGGGATTGCTGATTACCCTGAAGAGAATAAAAACCTTTAA
- a CDS encoding erythromycin esterase family protein, producing MERLENRMTAGKLLAERIADLHLQNPIVIALPRGGVPVGFVVASTLRCSLDVTMTKKVGAPDNPELAIGAVGEDGTTVLNQELVQYLKIEKALIKKLAANKTKEIAQQIKKFRTNKTRETLNGKDVIVVDDGLATGATMIAALQVLRKQNPRKVIVALPVAPADSIQPLKEVADEVVCLLAPKNFTAVGLWYEDFDQVSDEEVIRLLELSRHEQSFIQEREITIEDGPDSVTGDLTLLNNSKGLIIFAHGSGSSRKSPRNQYVATELNKIGFSTLLFDLLTDEEAANRANVFNIPLLARRLNLATDKMASLPETSSQPIGYFGASTGAGAAIMAAAQSSKKIFAVVSRGGRPDLAAEALRKVTSPCLLIVGGNDEPTLSLNREASLQIKSCELVVVPGATHLFEEEGTLAEVVEHASSWFLFQINGSPNPHPIESIVAELEKKAVPFRGDNSLDGLIEQIAKSRIVMLGEATHGTHEFYVLRRMISERLIRKHGFKFIAVEGDWPDFQRINQFIRNETKSSASEALQGFSRWPTWMWANEEIVSLVEFLKTEMVPMFGLDVYSLFESIEAVKEYAQAKDLNLLLAVEGAYACLNPFQKDEKEYARHLLQFPEGCRHEVVSILRKLLRLRINDLHQSKEQLFDVQQNARIVANAEEYYRRMLFGGPESWNVRDRHMIDTLDMLLKNWGPDSKCIIWAHNSHIGDYHATEMVHQGYVNLGGLARERFGMDAVALVGFGTYQGQVIASHAWEGQETVMNLPRAKDSSFEGFCHKTTQNLKTSGFSVIFDAETRASVLGKRTYGHRAVGVVYDPKHENKELNYVPTIPAQRYDAFVFVDETSAVHPIKTKTSALDFPETWPGGV from the coding sequence ATGGAACGCCTTGAGAATCGAATGACCGCAGGAAAATTGCTTGCTGAACGAATAGCAGATTTGCATCTACAAAATCCAATAGTCATAGCACTTCCGCGTGGAGGCGTTCCTGTTGGTTTTGTGGTTGCAAGCACATTAAGATGTTCTCTTGATGTTACGATGACAAAAAAAGTTGGCGCGCCCGACAATCCTGAACTTGCAATCGGGGCTGTCGGCGAAGACGGTACTACAGTTTTGAATCAAGAACTTGTGCAATATTTAAAAATCGAAAAGGCGCTAATTAAAAAGCTCGCTGCAAATAAAACCAAGGAAATTGCCCAACAGATTAAAAAATTCCGCACCAATAAAACTCGAGAAACTTTAAACGGTAAAGACGTCATTGTGGTAGATGATGGCCTTGCAACTGGCGCGACCATGATCGCCGCGTTACAAGTTTTGCGAAAGCAAAACCCAAGAAAAGTCATCGTCGCATTACCGGTTGCACCTGCTGATAGCATTCAACCCTTAAAAGAAGTTGCTGACGAAGTTGTGTGTTTATTAGCTCCCAAAAATTTTACCGCTGTGGGTCTGTGGTACGAAGATTTCGACCAGGTCTCAGATGAAGAAGTCATCCGCCTGTTAGAACTATCCCGCCATGAGCAGTCCTTTATACAAGAGCGAGAAATTACCATAGAAGATGGGCCTGATTCCGTTACAGGTGACCTGACACTACTCAACAATAGCAAAGGCCTAATAATTTTTGCGCATGGGAGTGGCAGCAGTCGTAAGAGCCCGCGAAATCAATATGTCGCAACTGAACTAAATAAGATTGGTTTTAGTACGCTTCTTTTCGATCTTCTTACAGATGAAGAGGCCGCCAACAGGGCTAACGTTTTTAACATTCCATTACTTGCTCGCCGTCTTAATCTGGCTACTGACAAAATGGCATCTTTGCCGGAAACCAGCAGCCAACCTATCGGTTATTTTGGTGCAAGCACCGGTGCTGGCGCAGCGATCATGGCCGCCGCTCAAAGTTCTAAAAAAATATTCGCTGTCGTCAGTCGAGGTGGAAGACCCGATCTGGCAGCAGAAGCTCTGAGAAAGGTAACGTCGCCTTGTCTTTTGATCGTCGGTGGCAATGATGAGCCGACCCTGTCATTAAATCGAGAAGCGTCTCTACAGATAAAATCATGCGAACTGGTCGTGGTTCCAGGAGCGACTCATTTATTTGAAGAGGAGGGTACTCTTGCAGAAGTTGTTGAGCATGCTTCTTCGTGGTTCCTATTCCAGATCAATGGCTCACCTAATCCACATCCTATTGAATCCATTGTTGCGGAGTTGGAAAAAAAAGCAGTTCCATTTCGCGGAGACAATAGCCTCGATGGATTGATCGAACAAATCGCCAAGTCACGCATTGTTATGCTAGGTGAAGCCACACATGGCACTCATGAATTTTATGTTCTACGACGAATGATTTCTGAACGTCTCATTCGAAAGCACGGTTTCAAATTTATTGCCGTTGAAGGTGACTGGCCAGATTTTCAGCGAATTAACCAGTTTATTCGCAATGAAACAAAATCCAGTGCTTCCGAGGCGCTTCAAGGATTTTCGCGCTGGCCGACATGGATGTGGGCCAATGAAGAAATCGTTTCTCTGGTTGAATTTCTAAAAACAGAAATGGTTCCTATGTTTGGTCTTGACGTTTATTCATTATTCGAATCCATCGAGGCCGTTAAGGAATATGCCCAAGCAAAAGATCTTAATCTTTTGCTTGCCGTTGAGGGAGCCTATGCCTGCTTAAATCCATTTCAAAAAGACGAAAAAGAATATGCAAGACATCTGCTTCAGTTCCCTGAAGGGTGTCGACACGAAGTAGTTTCTATTTTGAGAAAACTTCTCCGTTTGCGAATTAACGACCTTCACCAATCGAAGGAGCAGCTATTCGACGTTCAACAAAACGCACGTATCGTAGCAAACGCAGAAGAATACTATCGTCGTATGTTGTTCGGTGGACCCGAATCTTGGAATGTGCGCGATCGCCATATGATTGACACCTTAGATATGCTTCTGAAAAATTGGGGCCCTGATAGTAAATGCATAATTTGGGCACACAACAGTCATATAGGCGACTATCACGCAACTGAGATGGTGCACCAAGGGTACGTTAATTTAGGAGGTTTAGCGCGTGAACGTTTCGGCATGGATGCTGTTGCTCTTGTCGGATTCGGTACTTACCAAGGACAGGTGATCGCCTCGCACGCTTGGGAAGGTCAAGAGACTGTGATGAATTTGCCACGCGCTAAAGATTCATCTTTCGAAGGCTTTTGCCACAAGACCACGCAGAATCTTAAAACTTCAGGCTTCAGTGTCATATTTGATGCAGAGACCAGAGCAAGTGTTTTAGGAAAACGAACTTATGGCCATCGCGCTGTTGGAGTCGTGTACGACCCTAAACATGAAAACAAAGAATTAAACTATGTTCCGACGATACCCGCGCAACGCTACGACGCATTTGTGTTTGTCGATGAAACATCTGCCGTTCATCCAATTAAAACGAAAACAAGCGCCTTGGATTTTCCCGAAACTTGGCCCGGAGGAGTATGA